In Zalophus californianus isolate mZalCal1 chromosome 4, mZalCal1.pri.v2, whole genome shotgun sequence, the following proteins share a genomic window:
- the LOC113909811 gene encoding 60S ribosomal protein L12-like, translating into MPPKFNPNEIKVVYLRCTGGEVGATSALAPKIRPLSLQAQIEVVPSASALIIKALKEPPRDRKKQKNIKHSGNITFDEIVNIAQQMRHRSLARELSGTIKEILGTAQSVGCNVDG; encoded by the exons ATGCCGCCTAAGTTCAACCCCAACGAGATCAAAGTTGTGTATCTGAGGTGCACGGGTGGCGAAGTCGGTGCCACGTCTGCCCTGGCTCCGAAGATCCGCCCGCTgagtct acaggcccagattgaagtggtaccttctgcctctgccctgattatcaaagccctcaaggaaccaccaagagacagaaagaagcagaaaaacattaagcacagtggaaatatcacttttgacgagattgtcaatattgcccAACAGATGCGACACCGATCTttagccagagaactctctggaaccattaaagaaatcctcgggactgcccagtctgtgggctgcaatgttgATGGCTGA